Proteins encoded within one genomic window of Coleofasciculus chthonoplastes PCC 7420:
- a CDS encoding PAS domain S-box protein, with amino-acid sequence MTEPFADVFWLTSVNRHQLLYANAATEQMWGHTPDQLSSHPGGYMPCILDAIDRRDRERVAMAWTQHPTSESPQEYRIIKSDRSIRWVRSRSFSIPNPWGESQRDAPQTLLATITEDITEDKQVKDTLNQREQEFRVLLDHSPDIVARFDRHLRHVYVNPVIEQETGIPYQDFLGKTHRELELPKTLIPVWEDSLQTVLQTGEENESEFTFLTPHGQRYYQSRLVPEFAPDGSVEFVLSVCRDITDIHQAQQAVRESEARFRTVFELAPIGMAIANTQGRVLHTNQALQDILGYRANQLLNQPFHLFIHPDEITQCYQDLHKLITGEITHINTEKRYIHQQGHVVWVHVSASAVRGANGLSEYTIALIQDISDRKQAEVLLQQAHLHLEQRVSERTAELEQTNTRLQHEITHRQTIEIQLQQAKEQLQAVLDAVPGCVSWMSRQGRYLGVNQFLADMFNLSPDDFVGQPLGFLNSNPTFVNYIEQFIASAAQTDQNILEINIKGSHHYHLIAAQKYQQGTNIVCVGIDVTQSQKAQQALQNQKDFLQTIIDTNPNIIYVKDQDGQYILANRRFAEHRGIPVEEVLGKTTAQIHHDAADVERFMAEDQEILTTLQPKFIPEEFSWDQNGKIRWYQTIKTPLVAPDGQVTQVLGVSTDITARKLAEDLLQQSEARLRLALDAAQMAKWDWNLQTGMITWSYRLEQLYGLAFDRPEIPYKTFLEKVHPEDQELVKQSMEWAIQTGEDYDLEYRIIWPDQIVRWIQSKGQIIYDKTDQPIWTIGLNLDVTERKLAEEQLRQREEQLRLALDAARMGFWDRNLETEQISCSYHLQHLYGLDAKTTQISYKTFLEMVHPEDRDRVHQADRRAIDEQEDCYDIEFRIIRTDGNLRWVESKSQVFYDETSQPVRMMGINLDITERKQAEIQIQASLREKEVLLQEIHHRVKNNLQVISSLLDLQSQYITDPTTVELFQESQNRVKSMALVHEKLYQSQDFARINFAEYIENLTSYLFQIYIFEYNQVNLEFHIHEVDLTIDAAIPCGLIISELVSNALKYAFPNGQEGTIEVILTAESEDRCHLTVKDNGVGFPPDMEFANPKSLGLQLIKVLTEQLEGDLSFNLDKGTEVNISFPIESLN; translated from the coding sequence ATGACAGAACCTTTTGCGGATGTCTTTTGGTTGACCTCGGTAAATCGGCATCAATTATTATACGCTAATGCAGCAACTGAGCAGATGTGGGGTCACACCCCTGACCAATTATCCAGTCATCCGGGAGGGTATATGCCGTGTATCCTGGATGCGATCGATCGCCGGGATCGAGAGCGAGTGGCGATGGCTTGGACGCAACACCCCACCAGTGAATCGCCACAAGAGTATCGCATTATCAAATCCGATCGCTCAATCCGATGGGTGCGATCGCGCTCTTTTAGTATCCCGAATCCCTGGGGGGAAAGCCAGAGAGATGCTCCTCAAACTCTCCTCGCCACGATCACTGAAGATATTACCGAAGACAAACAGGTTAAGGACACGCTCAATCAGCGAGAACAGGAATTTCGAGTTCTACTGGATCATTCTCCAGATATTGTCGCTCGATTTGATCGCCATCTGCGTCATGTTTACGTCAACCCCGTCATTGAACAGGAAACGGGTATTCCCTATCAAGACTTTTTGGGCAAAACCCACCGGGAATTAGAATTACCAAAAACTCTTATTCCCGTATGGGAGGACTCCTTACAAACGGTGTTGCAAACGGGTGAGGAAAATGAGAGTGAATTCACGTTCTTGACTCCCCATGGACAACGGTATTATCAATCGCGTCTGGTTCCCGAATTTGCCCCGGATGGTTCCGTTGAATTTGTCCTCAGCGTGTGCCGCGATATTACCGACATTCACCAGGCTCAACAAGCGGTGCGGGAGAGTGAAGCCCGTTTCCGCACGGTATTTGAGTTGGCACCCATTGGGATGGCGATCGCCAATACTCAAGGGCGGGTTCTGCATACCAATCAGGCGCTGCAAGATATCCTCGGTTACAGGGCTAACCAATTATTAAATCAGCCGTTCCATCTGTTTATCCATCCCGATGAGATAACCCAGTGCTATCAAGACTTACATAAACTGATCACCGGGGAAATCACTCACATAAACACCGAAAAACGCTATATTCATCAGCAAGGTCATGTAGTCTGGGTGCATGTGTCGGCGTCAGCCGTTCGTGGCGCGAATGGGTTATCTGAGTACACGATCGCTCTGATTCAAGATATTAGCGATCGCAAACAAGCAGAAGTCCTGTTGCAACAGGCTCATCTCCATTTGGAACAACGGGTTAGTGAACGCACCGCCGAACTCGAACAAACGAATACCCGCCTCCAGCACGAAATTACTCACCGTCAAACCATAGAGATACAATTACAACAAGCCAAGGAGCAACTGCAAGCGGTTTTGGATGCAGTACCCGGTTGCGTCTCCTGGATGAGTCGCCAAGGACGATATCTGGGAGTTAATCAATTTTTGGCAGATATGTTCAACCTGTCACCGGACGACTTTGTCGGTCAACCCCTCGGTTTTCTCAATAGTAATCCGACGTTTGTCAACTATATTGAACAGTTTATCGCGAGTGCGGCTCAAACTGACCAAAATATCCTGGAAATTAACATCAAGGGTTCCCATCACTATCATCTAATTGCCGCTCAAAAATATCAGCAAGGAACCAATATTGTTTGTGTGGGCATTGATGTCACTCAGAGCCAAAAAGCCCAGCAAGCCTTGCAGAACCAAAAAGACTTCCTGCAAACAATCATTGACACCAACCCCAATATCATTTATGTCAAAGACCAAGACGGTCAGTATATTTTAGCCAATCGCAGGTTTGCCGAACATCGGGGGATTCCTGTTGAGGAAGTGTTGGGAAAAACAACCGCCCAAATCCATCATGATGCAGCAGATGTGGAACGCTTCATGGCTGAAGATCAAGAGATATTGACCACCTTACAGCCGAAATTCATTCCTGAAGAGTTTTCCTGGGATCAAAACGGTAAAATTCGCTGGTATCAAACCATTAAAACTCCGTTGGTGGCTCCAGATGGACAGGTGACTCAAGTCCTCGGTGTGAGTACCGATATCACCGCCCGTAAACTGGCAGAGGATCTCTTACAACAAAGTGAAGCCCGCTTACGTCTAGCCCTCGATGCCGCACAGATGGCAAAGTGGGATTGGAATTTGCAAACCGGAATGATTACTTGGTCTTATCGCTTGGAACAACTCTATGGATTGGCATTTGATCGTCCAGAAATTCCCTACAAAACCTTTTTAGAAAAGGTTCACCCGGAAGACCAAGAACTGGTTAAGCAAAGCATGGAATGGGCGATTCAAACCGGAGAGGATTATGACCTTGAATATCGGATTATTTGGCCCGATCAGATTGTGCGCTGGATTCAAAGCAAAGGTCAGATTATTTATGACAAAACTGATCAGCCTATCTGGACAATTGGATTGAACCTAGATGTGACAGAACGTAAGCTGGCTGAAGAACAGTTACGTCAGCGTGAAGAACAATTACGGTTAGCCCTAGATGCGGCGCGTATGGGATTCTGGGATAGAAATCTGGAGACGGAACAAATTAGCTGTTCCTATCACCTGCAACACCTGTATGGGTTAGATGCCAAAACTACACAGATTAGCTACAAAACGTTTCTGGAAATGGTTCATCCTGAGGATCGCGATCGCGTTCACCAAGCGGATCGACGAGCGATTGATGAGCAGGAAGATTGCTATGATATTGAATTTCGGATTATCAGAACCGATGGGAATCTGCGTTGGGTGGAAAGCAAATCTCAGGTATTTTACGATGAAACCAGTCAGCCTGTGCGGATGATGGGAATTAATCTGGATATCACGGAGCGCAAGCAGGCTGAAATCCAAATTCAAGCCTCTTTGCGGGAAAAAGAAGTCTTGCTCCAGGAAATTCACCATCGGGTGAAAAATAATTTGCAGGTGATTTCCAGTCTTTTGGATTTACAATCTCAGTACATTACTGATCCAACAACGGTGGAACTGTTCCAGGAAAGTCAGAATCGGGTGAAGTCAATGGCGTTGGTGCATGAGAAATTGTATCAGTCTCAAGATTTTGCCCGGATTAATTTTGCCGAGTACATTGAGAACTTGACCAGTTATTTGTTTCAGATCTATATTTTTGAATATAACCAAGTTAATTTGGAATTTCATATTCATGAGGTTGATTTAACGATTGATGCTGCTATTCCCTGTGGTTTAATTATTAGTGAATTAGTGTCTAACGCGCTCAAATATGCCTTTCCAAATGGTCAAGAAGGGACGATTGAGGTGATCCTGACCGCAGAATCTGAGGATCGATGTCACCTAACGGTCAAAGATAACGGCGTTGGATTTCCACCGGATATGGAATTTGCTAATCCTAAGTCATTAGGCTTACAGTTAATTAAGGTTCTGACTGAACAATTGGAGGGTGATCTCAGCTTTAATCTGGATAAGGGAACCGAAGTGAATATTAGTTTTCCGATCGAAAGTTTGAACTAA
- a CDS encoding SWIM zinc finger family protein, giving the protein MPITWTPEQILALAPDAKSAQNGQGLARLSKWQGLGRNQEAVWGECQGSGSNPYQTQIDLGETAFKCSCPSRKFPCKHGLGLLLLFANQPDRFNPNQSPDWVNDWISTRRQKQAKKVEKSENVADPAAKAKRAAKREENVTAGVQELDRWLRDLVRQGLANLPEKDYSFWDTVAARMIDAQAPGLARQLQEMSGIPYTGVGWQERLLARLGRLYLLLQGFQRLETLPPDRQADIRTAIGWGQKEETATLIIRDRWLILGQCIEDQDNLKAQRIWLQGQQTHRFALILTFAHHTQPLDTSLIPGTLLDADLGFFASAYPLRAIVKTRHAPAIPFTEMEGESAIATALNQYTNALACQPWLDQFPLSLQGVIPQKYNQGWALRDDANQVLRLTPRFTEGWQLFALSGGHPITVFGEWNGDHFFPLSAFSQEQFIAFR; this is encoded by the coding sequence ATGCCTATTACCTGGACTCCGGAACAAATCCTCGCACTCGCCCCCGATGCTAAGTCTGCCCAAAATGGTCAAGGCTTGGCACGTTTATCGAAATGGCAAGGATTGGGACGAAATCAGGAGGCGGTGTGGGGAGAATGCCAAGGAAGTGGAAGTAACCCCTATCAAACCCAAATCGATTTAGGTGAAACGGCGTTTAAATGCAGTTGTCCGAGTCGTAAATTTCCCTGCAAACATGGACTCGGACTCTTATTACTCTTTGCCAATCAACCCGATAGGTTTAACCCAAATCAATCCCCTGATTGGGTAAACGATTGGATTAGCACTCGCCGTCAAAAACAGGCGAAAAAGGTAGAAAAATCAGAAAACGTTGCTGATCCCGCAGCTAAAGCCAAACGCGCCGCCAAACGGGAGGAAAATGTTACCGCCGGGGTGCAAGAATTAGACCGTTGGTTGCGTGATTTAGTCCGTCAGGGATTAGCCAACTTACCGGAAAAAGACTATAGTTTTTGGGATACGGTAGCCGCCCGGATGATTGATGCTCAAGCCCCAGGATTGGCGCGTCAGTTACAGGAGATGTCAGGGATTCCTTATACGGGGGTGGGTTGGCAAGAACGCCTCTTGGCACGGTTGGGACGCTTGTATTTGTTACTGCAAGGATTTCAACGCCTAGAAACATTACCCCCAGACAGGCAAGCCGATATCCGCACAGCGATTGGTTGGGGGCAAAAAGAAGAAACCGCTACCTTGATTATCCGCGATCGCTGGTTAATCTTAGGACAGTGTATCGAAGACCAAGATAACCTGAAAGCGCAACGGATATGGTTACAAGGACAACAGACGCATCGATTTGCCCTAATCCTGACCTTTGCCCATCATACTCAACCCCTAGATACCAGTCTCATCCCCGGTACTCTCCTCGACGCCGATTTGGGATTCTTTGCCAGCGCTTATCCGTTGCGGGCAATTGTCAAAACCCGTCACGCCCCAGCCATACCGTTTACAGAAATGGAGGGGGAAAGCGCGATCGCAACTGCTCTAAATCAATACACAAATGCGTTAGCTTGTCAACCCTGGTTAGACCAATTTCCCCTCAGCTTACAAGGAGTTATTCCCCAGAAATATAACCAAGGATGGGCATTGCGCGACGATGCTAACCAGGTATTACGCCTCACCCCCAGATTTACAGAGGGTTGGCAGTTATTTGCCCTGAGTGGGGGACATCCCATCACCGTCTTTGGTGAATGGAATGGTGATCACTTTTTTCCCTTAAGTGCTTTTTCCCAAGAGCAGTTTATTGCGTTTCGATAA
- a CDS encoding DUF5691 domain-containing protein: protein MSLWQDVITTALVGTERRTLTLTPATNPLSQLLCQLNSTDPEATLLSAAGAISLYHRAGQRPITDNQPLPEPCPPDDKPPCSPRAAHYLKLMLQKERVKLLPEWLASAATAGYRVPDYYLPELLEVGRTSPQLRPAILPVLGQRGRWLAAHNPDWNYVGDEDIEQTWTTGSLDARRLLLQHLRHEHPASARERLVTVWQQASSDARIALLDTLQIGLNLEDEAFLEVALDDRRQEVRRQAANLLAQLPESALCQRMKQRIQSAITFRRKRNRLHLDFILPDDNDQEITRDGIDSKQPPQLLGNKAWIILQIVAATPLFLWSDLQEESPAEWIQAAKRSEWDHSLVEGWAVATMRQQNPDWAEALLPFYGTFKGYLIRQNQLISGLIDVLSAEQRDCFFLNLFPSSKVPFNSQHPAFSLLTHCHVPWSIELTEIVLDGVRRYLKKTDNPYDWSLSTGLKEFAYFMSPDIVPELSTRFSNIVPERLALASYWTEIIDEVLAVLSLRYEMGREI, encoded by the coding sequence ATGAGTCTCTGGCAAGACGTAATCACCACCGCCTTAGTTGGCACAGAGAGACGAACTCTCACCCTTACTCCAGCCACTAACCCACTCAGTCAACTTTTATGCCAACTTAATTCTACTGACCCAGAAGCCACATTACTCAGCGCGGCTGGGGCAATTTCTCTCTATCACCGCGCCGGACAACGCCCGATTACCGATAATCAACCTTTACCCGAACCCTGTCCACCTGACGATAAACCCCCCTGTAGTCCCCGCGCCGCCCACTATCTGAAATTGATGCTACAAAAAGAGCGGGTAAAACTGTTACCGGAATGGTTAGCCAGCGCCGCTACAGCCGGATACCGTGTGCCCGACTATTATTTGCCAGAGTTACTCGAAGTTGGACGCACCTCACCTCAGTTACGCCCTGCAATTCTCCCGGTTTTAGGTCAACGGGGACGGTGGTTAGCCGCCCATAATCCGGATTGGAATTATGTGGGAGATGAGGATATCGAACAAACGTGGACAACTGGAAGTCTAGACGCCCGCAGACTTCTATTGCAACATCTACGGCATGAACATCCCGCCTCAGCACGGGAACGACTTGTAACTGTGTGGCAACAAGCATCATCAGATGCCAGAATCGCCTTGTTAGACACCCTGCAAATTGGCTTAAACCTGGAGGATGAAGCATTTTTAGAGGTTGCACTGGATGACCGTCGTCAAGAGGTGCGACGCCAAGCGGCTAATTTATTAGCACAGTTACCGGAATCGGCTTTATGTCAGCGGATGAAGCAACGCATCCAATCCGCTATTACATTTCGACGCAAGCGTAACCGTTTGCATCTAGATTTTATCCTCCCTGATGATAATGACCAAGAGATAACCAGAGATGGTATTGATAGCAAACAGCCGCCTCAGTTATTAGGTAATAAAGCCTGGATTATTTTACAAATTGTCGCCGCGACTCCCCTTTTTCTGTGGTCAGACCTTCAGGAAGAATCCCCGGCTGAATGGATACAAGCGGCAAAACGGAGTGAATGGGATCATTCCTTGGTTGAAGGCTGGGCGGTGGCGACGATGCGCCAACAGAATCCGGACTGGGCAGAGGCTTTACTGCCGTTTTATGGTACGTTTAAGGGCTATTTAATCCGGCAGAATCAATTAATTTCTGGATTAATTGATGTTCTCTCTGCTGAACAACGGGATTGTTTTTTTCTGAATTTATTCCCATCCAGTAAGGTTCCCTTTAATAGCCAACATCCGGCGTTTAGTCTATTAACCCATTGCCATGTTCCTTGGAGTATAGAACTAACCGAGATTGTTTTAGACGGTGTGCGCCGCTATCTGAAGAAGACGGATAATCCTTACGATTGGTCGCTGTCTACTGGACTAAAAGAGTTTGCCTATTTTATGAGTCCTGATATTGTCCCCGAACTCTCGACTCGTTTCAGCAATATTGTCCCCGAACGGTTAGCTTTAGCCTCCTATTGGACAGAAATTATCGATGAAGTCTTGGCAGTTTTGAGTTTACGCTATGAAATGGGCAGAGAAATTTGA
- a CDS encoding hybrid sensor histidine kinase/response regulator: MVKAKILVVEDERVVALSIQNRLEALGYTVTANVTSAEAAIAGISQNPPDLVLMDIRLKGKIDGIEAAAQMRQQFQLPVVYLTAYNDEETLERAKLTEPYGYLLKPFESKDLATTIEVALYKHKMEQQLREREQWLATTLKSIGDAVITTDPQRAITFMNPVAEALTKWTQQDALGQDLNQIFLTINETTREAIPNPVTVSLQTGKTVTIENHTLLIDKEGEEIPIDDSAAPIKNDSEKILGAVLVFHDVIEQRQIQALLKRTNADLEQRVAESTAQLRQQNQQLEAEIARRQQLEEELRVALARERELSQLKSRIVATVSHEYRTPLTTILSSTEMLQRYSDRLTPEKKQTHFQRVKQSVEHLTNLVNDMIFIEQAETQALEFNPTLVNIEEIVGEVIEAVRPKSAGKHSLNLICPSECDRVVLDGNLLRLILDNLLSNAIKYSPEGGLIEVEISPQAQEIRLRVADEGIGIPPDDQGKLFKAFYRASNIGITPGVGLGLVIVKECVELHQGRVEVESEVGAGTTFTIILPVAESVEG; the protein is encoded by the coding sequence ATGGTTAAAGCGAAAATTTTAGTTGTTGAAGATGAGCGAGTTGTCGCCCTCAGCATTCAAAATCGATTGGAAGCCCTCGGATATACTGTAACCGCCAATGTGACATCTGCCGAAGCCGCGATCGCGGGAATTTCTCAAAATCCTCCCGACTTGGTGTTGATGGATATTCGGCTCAAAGGTAAAATCGATGGAATTGAAGCGGCGGCTCAAATGCGCCAGCAGTTTCAACTCCCCGTTGTCTATCTGACTGCCTATAATGATGAGGAGACGCTGGAGCGGGCTAAACTCACCGAACCCTATGGTTATTTGCTCAAGCCTTTTGAATCCAAAGATTTAGCAACCACGATTGAAGTAGCGCTCTACAAACATAAAATGGAGCAACAGCTTCGGGAGCGAGAGCAATGGTTAGCTACGACGCTAAAAAGTATCGGTGATGCAGTTATTACCACTGATCCGCAACGGGCGATCACGTTTATGAATCCAGTTGCTGAGGCGCTAACCAAATGGACGCAACAAGACGCCTTAGGTCAAGATTTGAATCAAATCTTTCTAACTATTAATGAAACGACACGAGAAGCCATTCCGAACCCAGTCACTGTGTCTCTACAAACAGGTAAAACTGTAACTATAGAAAACCATACACTGCTGATTGATAAAGAGGGTGAGGAAATTCCCATTGATGATAGTGCGGCTCCCATTAAGAATGATAGCGAAAAGATTCTGGGAGCTGTATTGGTGTTTCATGATGTCATCGAGCAACGACAAATCCAAGCTTTGCTCAAGCGGACTAATGCCGACTTAGAACAAAGAGTCGCTGAAAGTACAGCCCAATTAAGACAGCAGAACCAACAACTAGAAGCCGAAATTGCCCGACGCCAGCAGCTAGAAGAAGAGTTACGGGTAGCGCTAGCTAGAGAACGAGAATTGAGCCAATTAAAATCTCGAATTGTTGCTACCGTGTCTCATGAGTACCGGACTCCCCTGACGACAATCTTGTCGTCTACGGAAATGTTACAAAGATATAGCGATCGCTTGACGCCGGAGAAAAAACAAACCCATTTCCAACGGGTTAAACAGTCAGTTGAGCATCTGACGAATCTAGTCAACGATATGATTTTCATTGAGCAAGCCGAAACGCAAGCCCTAGAATTTAATCCCACTTTGGTTAATATTGAGGAAATTGTGGGCGAGGTGATTGAAGCGGTTCGTCCCAAATCCGCCGGAAAACATAGCCTGAATCTGATCTGCCCGAGTGAGTGCGATCGCGTTGTTTTAGATGGCAACCTACTCCGACTCATTCTCGATAACTTATTGTCTAATGCGATCAAATATTCTCCAGAGGGAGGATTAATTGAGGTAGAAATCAGTCCTCAAGCCCAGGAAATACGGCTGCGGGTTGCTGACGAAGGCATTGGTATTCCCCCGGATGATCAGGGAAAATTATTCAAAGCATTCTATCGCGCCAGTAATATCGGTATTACTCCTGGTGTGGGCTTGGGATTAGTGATTGTGAAAGAATGTGTAGAATTGCATCAAGGTAGAGTGGAGGTTGAGAGTGAAGTTGGCGCAGGAACCACGTTTACGATAATCTTGCCCGTGGCGGAATCAGTGGAAGGATAA
- the gap gene encoding type I glyceraldehyde-3-phosphate dehydrogenase, with product MAPIKVGINGFGRIGRLVFRAGLENPNIEFCCINDLVPPESIAYLLKYDSTHGRFNGTVEAKPDAIVVNDKVIPCVSIKNPEELPWGKYGVEYVVESTGLFTTYDGASKHLTAGAKRVVISAPTKEKDPEKVPTLLMGVNHQSYDPNKHTVVSNASCTTNCLAPIAKVIQDNFGFAEGLMTTVHAMTATQPTVDGPSKKDLRAGRSAAQNIIPASTGAAKAVTLVLPELKGKLTGMAFRVPTPDVSVVDLTFRTDKATSYQEICDAMKKASEGELKGVLGYTDDSVVSTDFTTDPRSSIFDAGAGMELNSNFFKVVAWYDNEWGYSNRMIDLILSMAAKG from the coding sequence ATGGCACCTATCAAAGTCGGCATTAATGGATTTGGTCGCATTGGACGCCTAGTTTTCCGGGCTGGACTAGAAAACCCCAATATCGAGTTTTGCTGCATTAACGACCTGGTTCCGCCAGAGAGTATCGCCTATTTGTTAAAGTACGACTCCACCCATGGTCGGTTCAACGGTACGGTAGAAGCCAAACCCGACGCCATTGTGGTCAATGATAAGGTAATCCCCTGCGTCTCGATCAAGAATCCAGAGGAACTACCCTGGGGGAAATACGGCGTCGAGTATGTGGTTGAGTCCACGGGTCTATTTACTACCTATGACGGTGCATCCAAGCACCTCACCGCCGGGGCGAAGCGAGTCGTCATCTCGGCTCCCACCAAAGAAAAAGACCCGGAAAAAGTCCCCACGCTCTTGATGGGTGTGAATCATCAGAGCTACGATCCCAACAAGCATACGGTTGTATCCAACGCCAGTTGTACCACCAACTGCCTCGCTCCCATTGCCAAAGTCATTCAAGACAACTTTGGTTTTGCAGAAGGTTTAATGACCACCGTTCACGCCATGACGGCTACCCAACCCACCGTAGACGGACCGAGTAAGAAAGACTTGCGGGCTGGACGCAGTGCGGCGCAAAACATTATCCCCGCCTCTACCGGTGCAGCCAAAGCCGTTACCTTGGTTCTACCTGAACTCAAAGGTAAACTTACCGGGATGGCATTCCGCGTACCCACGCCTGATGTTTCGGTCGTTGACCTCACCTTCCGTACTGATAAAGCCACCAGCTACCAAGAAATCTGTGACGCGATGAAGAAAGCCTCGGAAGGAGAACTCAAAGGGGTTCTGGGATATACAGATGACTCCGTGGTGTCCACAGACTTCACCACTGATCCCCGTTCTAGCATCTTTGACGCGGGGGCGGGTATGGAACTCAACTCCAACTTTTTCAAAGTCGTGGCTTGGTATGACAACGAGTGGGGCTATTCTAATCGCATGATTGACCTAATCCTGTCCATGGCAGCGAAAGGGTAA
- a CDS encoding Rpn family recombination-promoting nuclease/putative transposase: MTKKKFISPKIDYAFKKIFGSDQSEDILISFLNAIVYNGKSVISSLTIVNPYNPGQVETLKDSYLDIRAVLNSGEIVLIEMQVARIAAFYKRVTYNLCKAYANQLTSGDYYLEITPVIAVTITDFILFKENPKCIHHFVFKDKESSSEYPEHELQLIFVELPRFVKKLPELQTLAEKWIYFMTQAQDLEEIPESLAEVTAIEKALTIANQANLTPAEAEEVSRRAMQLRDEIGRIKYATEEASKEAREEGRQEGRQEGRQEGRITEARALVLRLLNKRFPDQTAELNSLVEGLSLSALEGLSDAMFELNNWQDLLTLLAEINQ, encoded by the coding sequence ATGACTAAGAAAAAATTTATTAGCCCAAAAATTGATTATGCCTTCAAAAAAATATTTGGCTCAGACCAAAGTGAAGACATTCTCATCAGCTTCTTAAATGCAATTGTCTACAATGGGAAAAGTGTCATTTCTAGTTTAACCATTGTCAACCCTTACAATCCTGGTCAAGTTGAAACCTTAAAAGATAGTTACTTGGATATCAGGGCTGTTCTAAACAGTGGAGAAATTGTCCTGATTGAAATGCAGGTCGCCCGGATAGCCGCTTTTTATAAACGAGTGACCTACAATCTCTGCAAAGCCTACGCTAATCAGTTGACATCAGGAGATTATTACCTGGAGATTACGCCAGTTATTGCCGTAACAATCACCGATTTTATTCTATTCAAAGAAAACCCTAAATGTATTCATCATTTTGTATTCAAAGACAAAGAAAGCTCATCGGAATATCCTGAACATGAATTGCAGCTAATTTTTGTAGAATTACCGAGATTTGTGAAAAAATTGCCAGAGTTACAGACATTAGCAGAGAAATGGATTTATTTTATGACGCAAGCTCAAGACTTAGAAGAAATTCCAGAAAGTTTGGCAGAAGTTACGGCAATAGAAAAAGCGTTAACGATAGCCAATCAAGCGAACCTGACACCAGCAGAAGCGGAGGAAGTCAGTCGTCGAGCCATGCAGTTGCGAGATGAGATAGGACGCATCAAATATGCTACCGAAGAAGCATCGAAGGAGGCGCGGGAAGAAGGTCGTCAAGAAGGTCGTCAAGAAGGTCGCCAAGAAGGTCGCATTACAGAAGCACGCGCTTTAGTCCTGCGTCTGCTGAACAAGCGGTTTCCAGACCAGACAGCGGAACTCAATAGCTTAGTAGAAGGTTTGTCTTTGTCAGCTTTAGAAGGGTTAAGCGATGCTATGTTTGAGTTGAATAATTGGCAGGATTTGTTAACGTTATTGGCAGAGATAAACCAATAA